The Pseudomonas sp. SCB32 DNA window CGGCGACAGGGCCATCAGACCGGTCGATGGCGCGACGTTCTCCACCAGCAGGGTGCGATGCGCCGTGCTGTGGAAGATGCCGAGGTTGCCTTGCTTGTCGAGTGCCAGGAAACCTTTGCGGCGCTGCTCCGGAGCGATGTCGGTCACCGGCTGGTCGCCCAGCTTGAAATCGCGCACATGGGCCAGGCGCGGTTCGCCGTCTTCGCCACGGGCCATGAACCACTGGCCGATACCGCCCTTGGAGTCACCGATCATCAGCGAGATGCCACCCAGCAGCTGGCTGCTGGCAGTCACTTCGGCGCCGGCGTCATCCAGCAGCTTGTAGCGGCCGTTGAGCTGGTGAGTGCCGAGGTTGAACACGTCAGCCTGGGCGCGGCCATTGATCACATAGAGCCACTGCTTGCGCGGGTCCATGTAGATCGCCTTCACCGGGTCGGCGATCTGCGGCAGGTCGATGCGTTCCTCTTGCAGCGAAGTCTCGCCGGTCAGCATGTTTTCCTGACTGGTCAGGCTGAGCAGGAGCATCTGGCTGCCGGTAGAGGCGGCCAGCAGCAGGCCTTCATCACCCGAAACGACTGCTACGTGCTCCAGCGGACGCCCCTGGGTATCCAGGTTGATCGCCGCTTCGCCATAGGGATAGTCGATCTGCGGGGTGATGGTTTTCTTGTTGTCCGGGTAGGTGACCTTATAGGTGTGCTTGAACACCAGTGCCTGGCCATTGGACAGGCCCAGCGCCACGGTCGGATGGCCCGGCTGGTCTTCGGCGATGGAAGTCACGTTGCTGCCAGCGGGCAGCTTGAGCGCGACGCGGCCGACTTCGTCGCCGCTCTTGGTGCTGAAGAAGACCACTTCGCCATTGGCGGCGACGCGCATGCCCACCATGTTCTGCTCTTCGATGCTCAGCAGCAGCGGCGCTTGCGCCGTCCTCAGCCAGGCCGGAGCCAGGGGGTCGCGCGACTCCAGCGTGGCGCCGCGGAACAGCGGCAACACGACGTAGGCGAGGTAGAAGAAAATCAGGGTAATGGCAGCCAGGACGGCGAGACCGCCGACCAGCACGTACCAGCGGGTGAGTCGATCCTTGAGCGCACGCATGCGGCGCTTGCGCTGCAGCGCAGGCGTATTGAAATCGATCCGCTCGGGGAGAGAAGAAGTCATCGGGGAGTTGGCCAGGTCGTTCATGCAGTGACACCCTAGCGGCTCTGTGTGACAGAAAGATGACATGGAGGTGACGCGACAAAGCCCACCAGCAGAGCCATGCTGGTGGGCCCGGTCGGGATGGCGTCAGCCCATGCCGGGCGGCGCAGGCCGCCCGGTTGTCGAGCTGATTACAGACCCAGGTCCTTGATCGCTTTTTCGGCGACCTTCGACGGCAGCGGGATGTAGCCGTCTTTCACGACAACCTGCTGGCCGGTCTTGGAGAGCACCATCTTCAGGAACTGTGCTTCCAGCGGGTTCAGCGGCTTGTTCGGAGCCTTGTTGACATAGACGTACAGGAAGCGGGACAGCGGGTAGCTACCGTTCAGGGCGTTAGCTTCGTTGTCTTCGATGAACTCGCCGCCTTCCTTCTTGGCCAGGGCAACGGTCTTCACGCTAGCGGTCTTGTAGCCGATACCGGAGTAACCAACGCCGTTCAGGGACTGGCTGACCGACTGAACCACGGAAGCCGAACCCGGCTGCTCGTTCACGTTCGGCTTGTAGTCGCCTTTGCACAGGGCTTCTTCCTTGAAGTAGCCGTAGGTGCCGGATACGGAGTTACGACCGAACAGCTGAACGGGCTTGTTGGCCCAGTCGCCGGTCAGGCCCAGGTCACCCCAGGTCTTCACTTCCGCTTTGCCGCCGCACAGACGGGTGGAGGAGAAGATGGCGTCGACCTGTTGCATGGTCAGGCCTTTGATCGGGTTGTCCTTGTGCACGAAGATCGCCAGGGCATCCACGGCAACCGGAACAGCGGTCGGCTTGTAGCCGTACTTCTGCTCGAAGGCCTGCAGCTCGACGTCCTTCATCTTGCGGCTCATCGGGCCCAGGTTGGCGGTGCCTTCGGTCAGAGCCGGCGGCGCGGTGGAGGAACCGGCGGCCTGGATCTGCACGTTCACGTTCGGGTACAGGCGCTTGTACTCTTCGGCCCACATGGTCATCAGGTTGGCCAGGGTATCGGAGCCAACGCTCGACAGGTTGCCCGACACACCGCTGGCTTTTTGGTATTCCGGCAGGGCCGGATCAATTGCGGCTACCGCACTGGCGGTGCCTACGCCCGCGGCGACAAAGGTCAGGGCCGCCATCAAACGCTTGAGTTTCATGCCTTGCTCCTTGAGGAGAATGGGGTTGGATGGAACGGGGGCCAGTATCGTCAGGCCGCATGAAGACTCTATGACGCGAATGTGACAGTTGGATGAAATGCCATCAGTCAATCGCACGAGCGGTAGGGAATAGCTGAAAAGCTCGTCCCAGAGCCGCTGAAGGGCTCTGGAGGCTTCCGCAGGAGTGAGCCTGAGGGGGGCCAGCCCCACTCATCACACCGTCATAAACGATGCAATGGAGCCTGTAGCGTTCGCAGTGATCGCCATGGGATTAAGGGGAGCGCATTGCACCCCGTAGGAGCGGGCCATGCCCGCAATCGCTGCCGTAGCATGGCGCACATTGGACTCCGGCGAGCGCCGTGAGTACGCGCAACTTTCCCGCGCGCAAAAGCAAAACCCCCGGCCAGCGATGCTGACCAGGGGTCTTGGGATAGGAGCTTGACGATGACCTACTCTCACATGGGGAAACCCCACACTACCATCGGCGATGCGTCGTTTCACTGCTGAGTTCGGGATGGGATCAGGTGGTTCCAACGCTCTATGGTCGTCAAGCAATTCTTTAGGACGCCCGTGGCTTGCGCTCACGCTCATCCGAATTCGGGTATGTGACAGGTAATTTGCGGTTCACACGAACTTTCGGTTCGTTACGTCTTCACCGTACAACACGCAAATTGTTTGGGTGTTATATGGTCAAGCCTCACGGGCAATTAGTATCGGTTAGCTCAACGCCTCACAGCGCTTACACACCCGACCTATCAACGTCGTAGTCTTCGACGGCCCTTTAGGGGAATCAAGTTCCCAGTGAGATCTCATCTTGAGGCTAGTTTCCCGCTTAGATGCTTTCAGCGGTTATCTATTCCGAACATAGCTACCCGGCAATGCCACTGGCGTGACAACCGGAACACCAGAGGTTCGTCCACTCCGGTCCTCTCGTACTAGGAGCAGCCCCTCTCAAATCTCAAACGTCCACGGCAGATAGGGACCGAACTGTCTCACGACGTTCTAAACCCAGCTCGCGTACCACTTTAAATGGCGAACAGCCATACCCTTGGGACCGGCTTCAGCCCCAGGATGTGATGAGCCGACATCGAGGTGCCAAACACCGCCGTCGATATGAACTCTTGGGCGGTATCAGCCTGTTATCCCCGGAGTACCTTTTATCCGTTGAGCGATGGCCCTTCCATACAGAACCACCGGATCACTAAGACCTACTTTCGTACCTGCTCGACGTGTCTGTCTCGCAGTCAAGCGCGCTTTTGCCTTTATACTCTACGACCGATTTCCGACCGGTCTGAGCGCACCTTCGTACTCCTCCGTTACTCTTTAGGAGGAGACCGCCCCAGTCAAACTGCCCACCATACACTGTCCTCGATCCGGATAACGGACCAGAGTTAGAACCTCAAGCATGCCAGGGTGGTATTTCAAGGTTGGCTCCACGCAGACTGGCGTCCACGCTTCAAAGCCTCCCACCTATCCTACACAAGCAGGCTCAAAGTCCAGTGCAAAGCTACAGTAAAGGTTCACGGGGTCTTTCCGTCTAGCCGCGGATACACTGCATCTTCACAGCGATTTCAATTTCACTGAGTCTCGGGTGGAGACAGCGCCGCCATCGTTACGCCATTCGTGCAGGTCGGAACTTACCCGACAAGGAATTTCGCTACCTTAGGACCGTTATAGTTACGGCCGCCGTTTACCGGGGCTTCGATCAAGAGCTTCGCTTTCGCTAACCCCATCAATTAACCTTCCGGCACCGGGCAGGCGTCACACCCTATACGTCCACTTTCGTGTTTGCAGAGTGCTGTGTTTTTAATAAACAGTCGCAGCGGCCTGGTATCTTCGACCGACATGGGCTTACGCAGTAAATGCTTCACCCTCATCGGCGCACCTTCTCCCGAAGTTACGGTGCCATTTTGCCTAGTTCCTTCACCCGAGTTCTCTCAAGCGCCTTGGTATTCTCTACCCAACCACCTGTGTCGGTTTGGGGTACGGTTCCTAGTTACCTGAAGCTTAGAAGCTTTTCCTGGAAGCATGGCATCAACCACTTCATCGTCTAAAAGACGACTCGTCATCAGCTCTCGGCCTTGAACACCCGGATTTGCCTAAGTGTTCGGCCTACCACCTTAAACTTGGACAACCAACGCCAAGCTGGCCTAGCCTTCTCCGTCCCTCCATCGCAGTAACTAGAAGTACAGGAATATTAACCTGTTTCCCATCGACTACGCTCTTCAGCCTCGCCTTAGGGACCGACTAACCCTGCGTCGATTAACGTTGCGCAGGAACCCTTGGTCTTTCGGCGTGGGAGTTTTTCACTCCCATTGTCGTTACTCATGTCAGCATTCGCACTTCTGATACCTCCAGCAAGCTTCTCAACTCACCTTCACAGGCTTACAGAACGCTCCTCTACCGCGCATCTTGCGATGCACCCGTAGCTTCGGTGTATGGTTTGAGCCCCGTTACATCTTCCGCGCAGGCCGACTCGACTAGTGAGCTATTACGCTTTCTTTAAAGGGTGGCTGCTTCTAAGCCAACCTCCTAGCTGTCTAAGCCTTCCCACATCGTTTACCACTTAACCATAACTTTGGGACCTTAGCTGACGGTCTGGGTTGTTTCCCTTTTCACGACGGACGTTAGCACCCGCCGTGTGTCTCCCACGCTGACACTTCCAGGTATTCGGAGTTTGCATCGGTTTGGTAAGTCGGGATGACCCCCTAGCCGAAACAGTGCTCTACCCCCTGGAGTGATACGTGAGGCGCTACCTAAATAGCTTTCGAGGAGAACCAGCTATCTCCGAGCTTGATTAGCCTTTCACTCCGATCCACAAGTCATCCCCTACCTTTTCAACGGGAGTGGGTTCGGTCCTCCAGTCAGTGTTACCTAACCTTCAACCTGCTCATGGATAGATCGCCCGGTTTCGGGTCTATACCCAGCGACTAAAACGCCCTATTAAGACTCGCTTTCGCTACGCCTTCCCTATACGGTTAAGCTCGCCACTGAATATAAGTCGCTGACCCATTATACAAAAGGTACGCAGTCACCTAACAAAGTAGGCTCCCACTGCTTGTACGCATACGGTTTCAGGTTCTATTTCACTCCCCTCTCCGGGGTTCTTTTCGCCTTTCCCTCACGGTACTGGTTCACTATCGGTCAGTCAGTAGTATTTAGCCTTGGAGGATGGTCCCCCCATATTCAGACAAAGTTTCTCGTGCTCCGTCCTACTCGATTTCACTTCAAAGAACCTTTCACATACGGGGCTATCACCCACTATGGCCGCACTTTCCAGAGCGTTCTGTTAGATTCAAAGAAGCTTAAGGGCTAGTCCCCGTTCGCTCGCCACTACTAAGGGAATCTCGGTTGATTTCTTTTCCTCAGGGTACTTAGATGTTTCAGTTCCCCTGGTTCGCCTCTTGCACCTATGTATTCAGTACAAGATACCCGAGTTATCTCGGGTGGGTTTCCCCATTCAGAGATCTCCGGATCAAAGTCTGTTTGCCGACTCCCCGAAGCTTATCGCAGGCTACCACGTCTTTCATCGCCTCTGACTGCCAAGGCATCCACCGTATGCGCTTCTTCACTTGACCATATAACCCCAAGCAATCTGGTTATTGTCTCGAACGTGAAGACGACATTCGCCGAAAATTCGCGCTTGAACTCGCAAATTTTACCTTGACTTGAATAATCACCAGTGAAAGAGATTATTCAGTCTACTTCTATCACATACCCAAATTTTTAAAGAACAGTTCTGGCACAAAGACCAGACATCAATGTTCGTTCATCCTGAACATTCATGTCTGAGCTTTCGACGATTTTTAATGGTGGAGCCAAGGAGGATCGAACTCCTGACCTCCTGCGTGCAAAGCAGGCGCTCTCCCAGCTGAGCTATGGCCCCGTATCGGATCAGCAGCACACCACAACAATTGGTGGGTCTGGGCAGATTCGAACTGCCGACCTCACCCTTATCAGGGGTGCGCTCTAACCAACTGAGCTACAGACCCAATCGTTCGGGCTTAGCAGGCCGTCGACCTCACCCGCTCTCTACCTCAGAGCCGGGGGCGCGCTCAAACCAACCGAGCAGCAAACCTATCGTCTAACCAGTGAATCAAGCAATTCGTGTGGGAGCTTATGAAGAAGCTGCGATCTTCGATTAAGGAGGTGATCCAGCCGCAGGTTCCCCTACGGCTACCTTGTTACGACTTCACCCCAGTCATGAATCACTCCGTGGTAACCGTCCCCCTTGCGGTTAGACTAGCTACTTCTGGAGCAACCCACTCCCATGGTGTGACGGGCGGTGTGTACAAGGCCCGGGAACGTATTCACCGTGACATTCTGATTCACGATTACTAGCGATTCCGACTTCACGCAGTCGAGTTGCAGACTGCGATCCGGACTACGATCGGTTTTATGGGATTAGCTCCACCTCGCGGCTTGGCAACCCTCTGTACCGACCATTGTAGCACGTGTGTAGCCCTGGCCGTAAGGGCCATGATGACTTGACGTCATCCCCACCTTCCTCCGGTTTGTCACCGGCAGTCTCCTTAGAGTGCCCACCATAACGTGCTGGTAACTAAGGACAAGGGTTGCGCTCGTTACGGGACTTAACCCAACATCTCACGACACGAGCTGACGACAGCCATGCAGCACCTGTGTTCCGATTCCCGAAGGCACTCTCGCATCTCTGCAAGATTCCGGACATGTCAAGGCCAGGTAAGGTTCTTCGCGTTGCTTCGAATTAAACCACATGCTCCACCGCTTGTGCGGGCCCCCGTCAATTCATTTGAGTTTTAACCTTGCGGCCGTACTCCCCAGGCGGTCGACTTATCGCGTTAGCTGCGCCACTAAGATCTCAAGGATCCCAACGGCTAGTCGACATCGTTTACGGCGTGGACTACCAGGGTATCTAATCCTGTTTGCTCCCCACGCTTTCGCACCTCAGTGTCAGTATCAGTCCAGGTGGTCGCCTTCGCCACTGGTGTTCCTTCCTATATCTACGCATTTCACCGCTACACAGGAAATTCCACCACCCTCTACCGTACTCTAGTCAGGCAGTTATGGATGCAGTTCCCAGGTTGAGCCCGGGGATTTCACATCCATCTTACCAAACCACCTACGCGCGCTTTACGCCCAGTAATTCCGATTAACGCTTGCACCCTTCGTATTACCGCGGCTGCTGGCACGAAGTTAGCCGGTGCTTATTCTGTTGGTAACGTCAAAACAGCAAGGTATTAACTTACTGCCCTTCCTCCCAACTTAAAGTGCTTTACAATCCGAAGACCTTCTTCACACACGCGGCATGGCTGGATCAGGCTTTCGCCCATTGTCCAATATTCCCCACTGCTGCCTCCCGTAGGAGTCTGGACCGTGTCTCAGTTCCAGTGTGACTGATCATCCTCTCAGACCAGTTACGGATCGTCGCCTTGGTAGGCCTTTACCCCACCAACTAGCTAATCCGACCTAGGCTCATCTGATAGCGCAAGGCCCGAAGGTCCCCTGCTTTCTCCCGTAGGACGTATGCGGTATTAGCGTTCCTTTCGAAACGTTGTCCCCCACTACCAGGCAGATTCCTAGGCATTACTCACCCGTCCGCCGCTGAATCCGGGAGCAAGCTCCCATCATCCGCTCGACTTGCATGTGTTAGGCCTGCCGCCAGCGTTCAATCTGAGCCATGATCAAACTCTTCAGTTCAATACTGCTTGGGTTTTGAGAAAACCCTAAACTTGGCTCAGCAATCGCATGCTCTATTTAAAGAGCTAAAACTCTCGAATTCACGAGTGTTACTTGCGTTGCTGATAATCAGTCGATCATCAGTCTTACATCACAAGCACCCACACGAATTGCTTGATTCGACTTGTTAAAGAGCAGTTGGTTAAGGCTTTCATCTCAACCGAGGCGCGCATTCTACGCCAACCTCATCTTCCGTCAAGCTTTATTTTTCGAAAATTTCTTTTCTACTCAATCGCTTGGGCTTCCGAGAAGTCAAACCTCTCATCAGCGGGAGGCGCATTCTACAGCGATCAAACTCGCTGTCAAGCACCTCGGCAATCTTCCTTTCAGCTCGCTGCCGGAGCAGCCAATGAAGAGCGACAAGTGAACCACCCGCCTGATCACCACCCTCAACTCCGAATCTCTGTAAGTACTTGATTTTCAAGTTCTTTCAGCGCTTCGTCGCTGGGAGTGGTGCGCATTATAGGGACTTAAAAATCCCCGTCAACGGCTTCTTTTAACTTTCCGCAAAAAACTGTCCGATTGATCAATTTACCGCCACACCCTGCCCCACCAGGCGGCGCTCCTGGCGCAGCAGATAGGTC harbors:
- the pstS gene encoding phosphate ABC transporter substrate-binding protein PstS, whose product is MKLKRLMAALTFVAAGVGTASAVAAIDPALPEYQKASGVSGNLSSVGSDTLANLMTMWAEEYKRLYPNVNVQIQAAGSSTAPPALTEGTANLGPMSRKMKDVELQAFEQKYGYKPTAVPVAVDALAIFVHKDNPIKGLTMQQVDAIFSSTRLCGGKAEVKTWGDLGLTGDWANKPVQLFGRNSVSGTYGYFKEEALCKGDYKPNVNEQPGSASVVQSVSQSLNGVGYSGIGYKTASVKTVALAKKEGGEFIEDNEANALNGSYPLSRFLYVYVNKAPNKPLNPLEAQFLKMVLSKTGQQVVVKDGYIPLPSKVAEKAIKDLGL